A genome region from Syntrophaceae bacterium includes the following:
- the cobD gene encoding cobalamin biosynthesis protein CobD has translation MSLEIQILIALFLDLLFGDPRGLPHPARMMRRFALALEPSIRGMLKSPREAGLLTAVMVLGLAGLAAWGLLRLAALLHPWAHTALSIWVFYTALSARFLADQASEVYRALEVGNLPLARKRVSEMVRRDTDRMDREEVTRAAIESVARHGVDGVMAPLICAFLFGPLGVILYKAIDALDSAFGHKNEQYYDFGRFSAWLDRLANWLPARVTVLFMALAAMLLGMRPLAALRVSRRDGAVQDNLNAALPEAAMAGALGVQLGGPVFRGGSFDPQPFMGDPLQRLEPNHIRQANAMLFAMTILAATVFALAHKGLSALLK, from the coding sequence ATGAGCCTCGAGATCCAGATCCTGATCGCCCTGTTCCTCGACCTGCTGTTCGGGGATCCCCGCGGGCTTCCCCACCCGGCGAGGATGATGCGGCGATTTGCCCTCGCCCTGGAACCCTCGATACGAGGGATGCTCAAGTCGCCCCGGGAGGCGGGGCTGCTGACAGCCGTAATGGTCCTCGGCCTTGCGGGCCTTGCGGCCTGGGGGCTCCTGAGACTCGCGGCGTTGCTGCACCCCTGGGCGCACACGGCGCTTTCGATCTGGGTTTTCTACACGGCCCTCTCCGCGAGATTCCTGGCGGACCAGGCCTCGGAGGTCTACCGCGCCCTCGAGGTGGGCAATCTGCCCCTGGCGCGCAAGCGCGTCTCCGAGATGGTGCGGCGCGACACGGACCGCATGGACCGCGAGGAGGTCACGCGGGCCGCCATCGAGAGCGTCGCACGCCACGGCGTCGACGGGGTCATGGCCCCGCTGATCTGCGCCTTCCTCTTCGGCCCCCTGGGCGTCATCCTCTACAAGGCCATCGACGCCCTCGACTCGGCCTTCGGACACAAGAACGAGCAATACTATGATTTCGGGCGGTTCTCCGCCTGGCTCGACCGGCTGGCAAACTGGCTGCCGGCCCGGGTAACGGTCCTGTTCATGGCGCTCGCGGCGATGCTTCTCGGGATGAGGCCCCTGGCCGCCCTGCGGGTGAGCCGGCGCGACGGGGCGGTCCAGGACAACCTCAATGCAGCGCTTCCCGAGGCGGCCATGGCGGGGGCGCTGGGGGTACAGCTGGGCGGGCCGGTGTTCCGCGGGGGTTCCTTCGATCCCCAGCCCTTCATGGGGGACCCGCTGCAGAGGCTGGAGCCGAATCACATCCGGCAGGCAAACGCCATGCTCTTCGCCATGACAATCCTGGCCGCGACGGTCTTCGCCCTGGCGCACAAGGGGCTTTCCGCGTTGCTGAAATAA
- the cobS gene encoding adenosylcobinamide-GDP ribazoletransferase, giving the protein MKPLIAALQFLTVIPVPASWGGGQGDLRRSVWFFPVVGLILGGLLAALDAGLAGLLPVLPASAIVVLASILLTGGFHVDGLADTADGFMSSRPRERILEIMKDSRTGPMGVAAVVSVVILKVTLLSAVTGPLRGPAIVLMAVAGRTAMVMVMSLLPYARQEGLAGVFTRERSILRAGWGLAFLFAACWLLAGPAGTLAGFAALAGTVLAGAASRGKIGGFTGDTLGATCEIVEIMPLLAAAMWVQRGLAP; this is encoded by the coding sequence GTGAAACCCCTTATTGCGGCCCTGCAGTTTCTGACGGTCATCCCCGTGCCGGCCTCATGGGGCGGCGGACAGGGTGACCTCCGGCGAAGCGTCTGGTTTTTCCCCGTCGTGGGACTCATCCTGGGAGGGCTGCTCGCCGCCCTCGATGCGGGCCTGGCAGGCCTGCTGCCCGTGCTCCCGGCCAGCGCCATCGTCGTCCTTGCGTCCATCCTGCTCACGGGCGGCTTTCACGTGGACGGGCTTGCCGACACGGCCGACGGGTTCATGAGTTCGCGGCCGAGGGAGCGCATCCTCGAAATCATGAAAGACAGCCGGACGGGACCCATGGGGGTCGCGGCCGTCGTCTCCGTCGTCATCCTCAAGGTCACCCTCCTGTCGGCCGTCACCGGTCCGCTCCGCGGCCCTGCCATCGTCCTGATGGCCGTGGCGGGGCGCACCGCCATGGTCATGGTGATGTCGCTTCTCCCCTACGCGCGACAGGAAGGCCTGGCGGGGGTTTTCACGCGGGAGCGCAGCATTCTCCGGGCGGGCTGGGGCCTTGCTTTTCTCTTCGCTGCCTGCTGGTTGCTGGCGGGGCCGGCGGGCACCCTCGCGGGGTTCGCCGCGCTTGCGGGGACGGTCCTCGCCGGCGCCGCAAGCCGGGGCAAGATCGGCGGCTTCACCGGGGATACCCTGGGGGCGACCTGCGAGATCGTGGAGATCATGCCGCTGCTTGCCGCGGCCATGTGGGTCCAGCGGGGCCTTGCGCCTTGA
- the trpD gene encoding anthranilate phosphoribosyltransferase → MHEHDLKSFGAIITAVMARRHLSRDEARTVFAEILFGDQPDLQKGAFLAALRMKGETADEIAGCFEAIYYLDTNRIRAGGDIVENCGTGMDTLKTFNVSTLASIVAASLGVRLARHGARAITSRCGTVDLCEALGVDVECDVDTVHRSIEACGLGLFNGMSAQVHPSGLGRILSQVRFGTTLNIAASLANPALPRIAVRGVGEAGQIGPTLDVMERIGYRKAILCHGWDERRQQGMDELSTLGPSVIGVLDGNGGRSLYEMTPEDAGLRCGRRDDLRPRDTVQEEAVEAVRLLAGRGNPSRTDIVALNAGAVLWIAGRAESLRQGTAAALRQIASGAPLQKLRDWVRRQNRDAESGLRTLSSIASAAGLTL, encoded by the coding sequence ATGCATGAGCACGATTTGAAATCCTTCGGGGCGATCATTACGGCCGTGATGGCCCGGCGGCATCTTTCCCGGGACGAGGCGAGAACGGTCTTCGCCGAAATCCTGTTCGGGGACCAGCCCGACCTGCAGAAGGGGGCCTTTCTCGCCGCCCTCCGGATGAAGGGAGAGACGGCCGACGAGATAGCGGGCTGTTTCGAGGCGATCTACTACCTCGACACCAACCGCATCCGCGCAGGAGGCGACATCGTGGAGAACTGCGGCACGGGGATGGACACGCTCAAGACCTTCAACGTGAGCACCCTGGCCTCCATCGTGGCCGCCAGCCTCGGGGTGCGGCTTGCACGGCACGGCGCACGGGCCATCACGTCCCGCTGCGGGACCGTGGATCTCTGCGAGGCGCTGGGGGTGGACGTCGAGTGCGACGTCGACACGGTTCACCGCTCCATCGAGGCCTGCGGCCTGGGGCTCTTCAACGGGATGAGCGCACAGGTCCACCCTTCGGGTCTCGGGCGGATCCTGTCGCAGGTGCGTTTCGGCACGACCCTCAACATCGCTGCCTCGCTGGCCAACCCGGCCCTGCCCCGCATCGCCGTCCGGGGGGTCGGGGAAGCCGGGCAGATCGGGCCCACGCTCGATGTCATGGAGAGGATCGGCTACCGCAAGGCCATCCTCTGCCACGGCTGGGACGAGCGGCGCCAACAGGGAATGGATGAGCTCTCCACCCTCGGTCCTTCCGTCATCGGCGTCCTCGACGGCAATGGCGGCAGAAGCCTGTACGAGATGACCCCGGAAGATGCGGGACTGCGCTGCGGCCGCCGCGACGATCTGCGGCCGCGCGACACGGTGCAGGAGGAGGCTGTGGAGGCCGTCAGGCTGCTGGCCGGAAGGGGAAACCCTTCGAGAACGGACATCGTGGCCCTCAATGCCGGCGCGGTCCTCTGGATTGCAGGCCGTGCGGAATCGCTACGGCAGGGAACGGCGGCGGCGCTGCGTCAAATCGCAAGCGGTGCCCCCCTGCAGAAGCTCCGGGATTGGGTGCGGCGGCAAAACCGCGATGCGGAGAGCGGCCTTCGGACCCTTTCGTCCATCGCCTCGGCGGCGGGCCTGACCCTCTAG
- a CDS encoding MFS transporter: MLVRQTFFVLITTVAVYASVYAPQPILPLLAGEFGLTTSGGALLMTAVLLPLSFAPLFYGLLLESQPAKRMLLVTIGILALLQAAFGAAESYGLLLAARLFQGACVPAILAAITSYLAYTVDREHIQRTMTWYVAANILGGFLGRILSGWVATYAGWRYTFYLLALALAVCFAAVTRIKADSRLALSPVRLSAVMPILRKGDIARLYAVAFTIFFAFMALLTYLPFRLKEIDPSYSAFVISMMYSGFLMGMVMSASATRIIRFAGGEKRAMTIGLVVFAAAMLAANVPSGAGIFAVMFVMCGGMFFVHAVAMGTMNKLASENRAVANGLYISIYYTGAALGSYVPGLIYQGAGWAAFTLTLTAAIGGAVVITRGLRISG; the protein is encoded by the coding sequence ATGCTTGTGCGCCAGACGTTTTTCGTCCTGATCACCACCGTTGCCGTCTACGCATCGGTCTATGCCCCGCAGCCCATCCTGCCGCTTCTGGCGGGGGAGTTCGGTCTGACGACCTCGGGGGGAGCGCTTCTCATGACGGCCGTCCTGCTGCCGCTGAGCTTTGCCCCCCTGTTCTACGGCCTCCTGCTGGAGTCTCAGCCCGCCAAGCGGATGCTCCTGGTCACGATCGGGATCCTCGCGCTGCTGCAGGCCGCCTTCGGCGCCGCCGAGTCCTACGGCCTGCTCCTCGCCGCGCGGCTCTTCCAGGGGGCCTGCGTCCCTGCGATCCTCGCGGCCATCACCTCCTACCTCGCCTACACGGTGGACCGGGAGCACATCCAGCGCACCATGACGTGGTACGTGGCGGCCAACATCCTGGGAGGGTTCCTGGGGCGGATCCTCTCGGGCTGGGTGGCGACGTATGCCGGGTGGCGGTACACGTTTTACCTGCTTGCGCTTGCGCTTGCCGTCTGCTTTGCCGCCGTCACGAGAATAAAGGCAGACTCCCGCCTCGCGCTGTCGCCCGTGCGCCTCTCGGCGGTCATGCCGATCCTGCGCAAGGGGGACATCGCCCGGCTCTACGCCGTGGCCTTCACGATCTTCTTTGCCTTCATGGCCCTGCTGACGTATCTTCCCTTCCGGCTCAAGGAGATCGACCCTTCCTATTCGGCCTTCGTGATTTCCATGATGTACTCGGGATTTCTCATGGGAATGGTCATGTCGGCGTCGGCCACGCGGATCATCCGTTTTGCCGGAGGCGAAAAGCGGGCCATGACGATCGGGCTTGTCGTGTTCGCCGCGGCGATGCTGGCCGCCAACGTGCCCAGCGGCGCCGGGATCTTCGCCGTCATGTTCGTCATGTGCGGGGGGATGTTCTTCGTCCACGCCGTGGCCATGGGGACGATGAACAAGCTGGCGTCGGAAAACCGGGCCGTCGCCAACGGCCTCTACATCTCCATCTACTACACGGGGGCGGCCCTGGGCTCATACGTGCCGGGGCTGATCTACCAGGGCGCAGGCTGGGCCGCCTTCACCCTGACGCTGACGGCGGCCATCGGCGGCGCCGTCGTGATCACCCGGGGCCTGAGAATCTCCGGGTGA
- a CDS encoding alcohol dehydrogenase catalytic domain-containing protein, which yields MKAALLQEIGRLDVADLPAPELPRGGVLVRIEAAAVCRSDIKMVRRGQKDLVLPRILGHEAAGTILASDHPDWRAGTPVALYPGRFCGRCPACRSGRQTRCPELRIFGFNEDGFFRSCVPFPEEALPSLVRRPGGLTARKAALAEPLACCISALGRFADLQRGTALVIGAGAVGSLFAALLLAQGWDRVLVADRNRRRLEQGLPPGVTALHAAADTILSVLQQLSIRLDLVVPACPDGLAWPLWEAMNPGGGVSFFSGMETDARAVIESNRIHYGELTLAGSYGCRLDDFTRALGLIASGKIDLECLKPEGIALDGIAAGMERLEAGVAKKLLITEF from the coding sequence ATGAAAGCGGCCCTGCTGCAAGAGATCGGACGGCTGGATGTCGCCGACCTTCCTGCGCCCGAACTGCCCCGGGGCGGCGTGCTCGTGCGCATCGAGGCGGCTGCGGTCTGCCGCAGCGACATCAAGATGGTCCGCCGGGGGCAGAAGGACCTGGTGCTGCCGCGCATTCTCGGCCACGAGGCCGCAGGCACGATTCTCGCCAGCGACCACCCGGACTGGAGGGCGGGGACGCCGGTCGCCCTCTACCCGGGGCGATTCTGCGGGCGCTGCCCGGCCTGCCGTTCGGGCAGGCAGACCCGTTGCCCGGAGCTTCGGATTTTCGGCTTCAACGAAGACGGGTTCTTCCGCAGCTGCGTCCCCTTCCCGGAGGAGGCCCTGCCTTCCCTGGTTCGACGTCCCGGCGGCCTCACGGCTCGGAAGGCGGCGCTGGCCGAGCCGCTCGCCTGCTGCATCAGCGCGCTGGGGCGTTTTGCCGACCTGCAGAGGGGAACGGCTCTCGTCATCGGGGCGGGCGCTGTCGGAAGCCTCTTTGCGGCCCTTCTGCTGGCTCAGGGATGGGACCGCGTCCTCGTCGCCGACCGGAACCGGCGGAGGCTCGAGCAGGGATTGCCGCCGGGCGTCACCGCCCTGCACGCCGCGGCGGACACGATCCTTTCCGTGCTGCAGCAGCTATCCATCCGCCTCGACCTCGTCGTCCCCGCCTGCCCCGATGGGCTGGCCTGGCCCCTCTGGGAAGCCATGAACCCGGGCGGCGGCGTGTCGTTCTTTTCAGGGATGGAGACGGATGCGCGCGCTGTCATCGAGTCAAACCGCATCCACTACGGGGAGTTGACCCTGGCGGGCTCCTACGGCTGCCGGCTCGACGATTTCACCCGGGCCCTGGGGCTCATCGCATCGGGCAAAATCGACCTGGAATGCCTTAAGCCTGAAGGGATCGCCCTCGACGGCATTGCGGCGGGCATGGAACGTCTCGAGGCCGGCGTGGCGAAGAAACTGTTGATCACCGAATTCTGA
- a CDS encoding peptidylprolyl isomerase — protein MAPKQWRTPPAMQIDEKKNYRVTLETTKGTIVLELYPQHAPKTVNNFVFLTREGFYDGVVFHRVIDDFVIQGGDPTGTGRGGPGYSFEDECRGNPLKHGTGFISMANAGPNTNGSQFFITHSPQPHLDGKHTVFGRVVEGMDVVNAIRQGDRMVKLSVAEV, from the coding sequence ATGGCACCAAAGCAGTGGCGGACACCGCCGGCGATGCAGATCGACGAGAAAAAGAATTACCGGGTGACGCTGGAAACGACCAAAGGAACCATCGTTCTCGAGCTCTACCCCCAGCATGCCCCCAAGACGGTGAACAACTTCGTCTTCCTGACAAGGGAAGGCTTCTACGACGGCGTCGTGTTCCACCGCGTGATCGACGACTTCGTCATCCAGGGGGGCGACCCCACGGGGACCGGCCGCGGGGGCCCCGGCTACTCCTTCGAGGACGAATGCAGGGGGAACCCCTTGAAGCACGGCACGGGTTTCATCTCCATGGCCAATGCGGGACCCAACACAAACGGCAGCCAGTTCTTCATCACCCACTCGCCCCAGCCGCACCTGGACGGCAAGCACACGGTGTTCGGCAGGGTCGTCGAGGGGATGGATGTTGTCAACGCAATCCGGCAGGGCGACAGGATGGTGAAGCTCTCCGTCGCGGAGGTCTAG
- a CDS encoding sugar phosphate isomerase/epimerase, producing MNPEPPVLKNRFPFRLGTTSFILPDDYLPNVLHLAPVVDDIEMLFTDPSDEALPGPAVMREIRRIADRDALSLTVHLPYDLDLGAGDDAVRSDNVSSMARVIEKSLVLEPFAWILHPFCEWQHFGPGGPSGDWMERLSDSLDRLLDTGISPERLCLENLRPAFDPLGGLIEEKGLSVCLDVGHLAIYGHSLDEFLDRYGKRVRVVHLHGVRDGRDHRSLGGDDRQVLERLLGFLNGCGLPRVVTLEVFGQADLDESLRVLSEYVPDGQRLP from the coding sequence ATGAACCCTGAGCCGCCCGTGCTGAAGAACCGATTCCCGTTTCGCCTGGGGACGACGTCCTTCATCCTGCCCGACGACTACCTGCCCAACGTGCTCCATCTCGCCCCCGTGGTCGACGACATCGAGATGCTTTTCACGGACCCTTCCGACGAGGCCCTGCCGGGTCCTGCCGTGATGCGGGAGATCCGGCGCATCGCCGACCGCGACGCCCTTTCGCTCACGGTTCACTTGCCCTACGACCTGGACCTCGGGGCGGGTGACGATGCCGTCCGGAGCGACAACGTGTCGAGCATGGCTCGTGTCATCGAGAAGAGCCTCGTCCTGGAGCCATTCGCCTGGATCCTCCATCCATTCTGCGAGTGGCAGCACTTCGGCCCCGGCGGCCCTTCCGGCGATTGGATGGAGCGCCTGTCCGACTCGCTCGACCGCCTGTTGGACACGGGCATTTCGCCGGAGCGACTCTGCCTGGAGAATCTGCGTCCCGCCTTCGACCCGCTGGGGGGGCTCATCGAGGAAAAGGGGCTTTCTGTCTGCCTCGACGTGGGACACCTGGCGATTTATGGCCATAGTCTGGACGAATTCCTGGATCGGTACGGAAAGAGGGTCCGGGTCGTCCACCTCCACGGGGTCCGGGACGGCAGGGATCACAGAAGCCTGGGCGGCGATGACCGGCAGGTCCTTGAGCGGCTGCTGGGCTTCCTGAACGGCTGCGGGCTTCCCAGGGTCGTGACGCTGGAGGTCTTCGGCCAGGCGGACCTGGACGAATCCCTTCGGGTCCTGTCGGAATACGTCCCGGACGGGCAAAGACTTCCCTAG
- a CDS encoding MBL fold metallo-hydrolase gives MIDRILPDLYRITLPMPFRLRHVHVYALLHDGRVALFDTGMNIPETYRVLDEALAALGKTTKDIDRIFLTHFHADHCGTAGRLQEISGASVYLSQSDEMRLQYNNRHEELVERARHFFLPQGLPQKAMDNLVKLMAVFRKATVPFRVDRHLEPGDTFTLGGRTIEVIAAPGHTAGQMCFYLPGEGILLAGDHILPDITPNLSPDIFRLEYRPLRSFLDSLGAIRGLPVRMVWPAHGEPYPDLAKRVDEIREHHAERTQLVVEALRGKEKTAFEVSADIFGADLPEFDQFLALNETYVHIVELLDKGVVRAAERGGLVRYHAA, from the coding sequence TTGATTGACCGAATCCTGCCCGACCTCTACCGCATCACCCTGCCCATGCCCTTCCGCCTCCGCCACGTGCACGTCTACGCCCTGCTGCACGACGGCAGGGTGGCCCTCTTCGACACGGGCATGAACATCCCCGAGACCTACAGGGTGCTCGACGAGGCGCTGGCGGCCCTCGGGAAGACGACGAAGGATATTGACCGGATCTTCCTGACCCACTTTCATGCCGATCACTGCGGGACCGCGGGCAGGCTGCAGGAAATCTCGGGGGCCTCGGTGTATCTCTCGCAGTCCGACGAGATGCGCCTGCAGTACAACAATCGTCACGAGGAGCTGGTCGAGCGGGCCCGCCATTTCTTTCTTCCGCAGGGCCTGCCGCAGAAGGCCATGGACAACCTGGTGAAACTGATGGCCGTGTTCCGGAAAGCGACGGTCCCCTTCCGGGTGGACCGCCACCTCGAGCCCGGCGACACGTTCACGCTGGGCGGGCGGACGATCGAGGTCATCGCCGCCCCGGGCCACACGGCCGGGCAGATGTGCTTCTACCTCCCCGGCGAGGGCATCCTCCTCGCGGGCGATCACATCCTGCCCGACATCACCCCGAACCTGAGCCCCGACATCTTCCGGCTCGAGTATCGGCCGCTCCGGAGTTTCCTGGACTCTCTCGGCGCTATCCGCGGGCTGCCCGTCCGGATGGTCTGGCCCGCCCACGGCGAGCCCTATCCCGATTTGGCTAAGCGCGTCGACGAGATCCGCGAGCACCACGCCGAGAGGACACAGCTCGTCGTCGAAGCCCTGCGGGGAAAGGAAAAGACAGCCTTCGAGGTTTCCGCGGACATCTTCGGGGCGGACCTGCCCGAGTTCGACCAGTTCCTCGCCCTCAACGAGACCTACGTTCACATCGTGGAGCTGCTGGACAAAGGAGTCGTCCGCGCGGCCGAGCGCGGCGGGCTCGTACGGTATCATGCCGCGTGA
- a CDS encoding fibronectin type III domain-containing protein: MTVAWDPNPEPTVAGYRLYYGTSSRYYTNSVDVANATRCTISSLLEGVTYYMAVTAYDTSGNQSGYSNEIVYTVPGGAVPEPAVGSSGGGGGGCFIATAAFGSAMAPEVALLREFRDSCLLTNGPGRAFVDFYYRVSPPVADFISGSEELRQITRGILWPLVLAVKNPTAAVAVIITVLSLGILCGVGRGKRRPPERRMPLPAARRSLLFRKEI, from the coding sequence GTGACCGTTGCGTGGGACCCGAATCCCGAGCCGACCGTGGCGGGGTATCGTCTTTATTACGGGACTTCGTCGCGCTACTATACGAACTCCGTGGACGTGGCGAACGCGACGCGGTGCACCATCTCGTCACTCCTCGAGGGCGTGACCTACTACATGGCAGTCACGGCTTACGACACGTCGGGCAATCAGAGCGGCTATTCCAACGAGATCGTGTACACGGTGCCGGGCGGCGCGGTTCCTGAGCCCGCTGTGGGTTCCTCGGGCGGCGGCGGCGGAGGGTGCTTCATCGCGACGGCCGCGTTCGGAAGCGCCATGGCCCCCGAGGTCGCACTGCTGAGGGAATTCAGGGACTCCTGCCTGCTGACGAACGGCCCCGGCCGGGCATTCGTGGATTTCTACTACCGGGTCTCGCCCCCCGTTGCGGATTTCATCAGCGGCAGCGAGGAGCTCAGGCAGATCACCCGGGGCATCCTGTGGCCCCTTGTCCTGGCCGTGAAGAACCCGACGGCCGCCGTGGCCGTCATCATCACGGTGCTGTCGCTGGGAATCCTGTGCGGGGTCGGCCGTGGCAAGAGGCGCCCGCCCGAAAGGCGGATGCCCCTGCCCGCCGCGCGCCGCAGCCTGCTGTTCCGCAAGGAGATCTGA
- a CDS encoding cobyrinate a,c-diamide synthase has product MIDCPRIVIGGTESGVGKTSLTLALVAALRRRGTRVQTFKVGPDFLDPSYLAVASGRPCYNLDGWMMGRDYVERLVARATADADIAVIEGVMGLFDGAGHDSLEGSTAEIAAWLRAPVILVADVYGMARSLAAVVKGFAAFERKVRVAGVMANHCGSVRHGIMLAEALQASRLPPMVAAIPRGALPKLPERHLGLVTADSRNLPPQVLEALADAFEHYSEIGEIVNLARSAPFLYVEAPERKGLTGRARLGLAHDAAFHFYYRDVLDELEDGGCTLVRFSPVADRALPDDLDGLYLGGGYPEEMAAELSSNAPMLAAIRDFAASGRPVYAECGGLMYLCREMETVDGKRHPMAGVLPAATKMHRGLQALAYLEVTLKEDALWGHAGETARGHEFHHSTLAASPVGVEGWRSVYRMRKPRVEVPVEEGFQRGNILASYAHLHLASRPRAIERFIASCARRDG; this is encoded by the coding sequence ATGATCGACTGCCCCCGGATTGTCATCGGCGGGACGGAAAGCGGCGTGGGGAAAACGTCGCTCACCCTCGCCCTCGTGGCGGCGCTTCGCCGCCGGGGAACGAGGGTCCAGACCTTCAAGGTCGGGCCCGATTTCCTGGATCCGTCCTACCTTGCCGTCGCCTCGGGACGGCCCTGCTACAACCTCGACGGCTGGATGATGGGACGCGACTACGTGGAGAGGCTCGTGGCTCGCGCCACGGCCGATGCCGACATCGCCGTCATCGAGGGGGTCATGGGGCTTTTCGACGGGGCCGGGCACGACAGCCTCGAGGGAAGCACGGCCGAGATCGCCGCATGGCTCAGGGCCCCCGTGATCCTGGTGGCCGACGTCTACGGAATGGCCCGGAGCCTTGCCGCCGTCGTGAAGGGCTTTGCCGCTTTCGAGCGCAAGGTTCGGGTGGCAGGCGTCATGGCCAACCACTGCGGCTCCGTGCGGCACGGGATCATGCTGGCCGAGGCGCTTCAGGCCTCGCGACTGCCGCCCATGGTGGCGGCCATTCCCCGGGGGGCGCTGCCGAAGCTGCCCGAGAGGCACCTGGGCCTCGTGACGGCGGATTCGCGCAATCTCCCGCCGCAGGTCCTGGAGGCCCTGGCCGATGCCTTCGAGCACTACTCGGAAATCGGCGAGATCGTCAACCTCGCCCGCAGCGCGCCGTTCCTCTACGTGGAGGCGCCGGAGAGAAAGGGCTTGACGGGCAGGGCCCGCCTGGGGTTGGCCCACGACGCGGCGTTTCATTTCTACTACCGGGATGTCCTCGACGAGCTGGAAGACGGGGGATGCACCCTCGTCCGGTTCTCGCCCGTCGCGGACAGGGCCCTGCCGGATGATCTCGACGGCCTCTACCTCGGCGGCGGCTACCCCGAGGAGATGGCCGCGGAGCTTTCGTCGAACGCCCCCATGCTGGCCGCAATCAGGGATTTTGCGGCCTCGGGCCGACCCGTCTACGCCGAGTGCGGCGGGCTCATGTACCTCTGCCGGGAGATGGAGACAGTCGACGGGAAACGGCACCCCATGGCGGGAGTGCTGCCGGCGGCAACGAAGATGCACCGCGGTCTGCAGGCGCTCGCGTACCTGGAGGTGACCCTGAAGGAGGACGCCCTGTGGGGTCACGCCGGTGAGACGGCCCGGGGCCACGAGTTCCACCACTCCACGCTCGCGGCAAGCCCCGTGGGCGTCGAGGGCTGGCGTTCGGTCTACCGCATGCGCAAGCCGCGCGTCGAGGTCCCCGTCGAGGAGGGGTTCCAGAGGGGCAACATCCTGGCCAGCTATGCCCACCTCCACCTGGCGAGCCGGCCGAGGGCAATCGAGCGTTTCATCGCGTCCTGCGCGCGTCGGGATGGGTAA
- a CDS encoding DUF1523 family protein, protein MIEFLRSTKFKVIVAAVLIVILVPLYSYFVSDTVVTRITDAQMTMVDGKFMIATEYRPLANYDARYRFKFDSGNIQNEAIRLKGKQVKIWKYGWRIPLFSMYENVVKIEEVK, encoded by the coding sequence ATGATCGAGTTTCTCAGGAGCACGAAGTTCAAGGTCATCGTGGCTGCGGTCCTGATCGTCATCCTCGTGCCGCTATACAGCTACTTCGTCTCCGACACGGTCGTGACGCGGATCACCGACGCCCAGATGACCATGGTGGACGGCAAGTTCATGATCGCCACCGAGTACAGGCCCCTGGCCAACTACGACGCCAGGTACCGGTTCAAGTTCGACTCGGGGAACATCCAGAACGAGGCCATCCGGCTGAAGGGCAAGCAGGTCAAGATCTGGAAGTACGGCTGGCGGATCCCGCTCTTCTCGATGTACGAGAACGTGGTGAAGATCGAGGAGGTGAAATAG